TCAGTGTTCGCTATCTCTCTGTCAGGGTGGAGGTTTGTTAACAGAAATCCGTCAATACATCGTGACGTTTCAAGAGGTGCGGTAGAACAGAAATGAAGCGTAATACCTTTTCGGATAGCTTTTGCCAAAAGCATATCCGCTTCTCTTTTAATATCATTCTGATTCATGTCAATGATTTTAATACTGTTATCAGTAAGGCGTTTTTCTACCTTAGGATAAACCTGCATCCACGAAAGTACCATGTGACGGATTTCTGCCTTTAAACTCCATTCTGCCACAATATCGAATTTATCAATATTGGAATAGTTTTCCCCGTCCGGAAGAATCAAATGAACAACAGGGTCGAATCTTACCCTTACCCTCTCTGGAGATTTTGCCAATTTTACCACAGATGACAGGCTTTTCAATGTTTCCTCTGCCGTAGGAATCCCCGGTTCAAGAATTGTCCCGCCCATACCAGTCACAGATACGTGGAAAAATAGCTGTTTATAACTTTTAAGAGTGGTAACAAGCTCTGTATTTTTTAACATTCTGACAGGATTTTTAGTCCAGACAACAATTGTGTGAACTTTTTCAGGGGGCAGTTTTTCCTTCAGCAATTTGTTGAATTCCTCAGGAAAATAAGCTGCAAGATCAACCCTTCTGCTTGCAGAAATCACATATTTTAATTTTGATTTTGGCATTTTCCGGACAAATTTCTATTTTTTGGACAATATATCCGCTGCTTCAAAAAAAACATCCTGAACAGATATGGCATTCATACATTTTAAATCGTCACAGAAATCCCTGCCGCACCTGCTGCACTGCAGGGTTTTGTGGATAAATCTGTGCCCGTTTCCTCTTTGATACGGGAACCATATCTCCGGCTCTCCCGGACCGAAAATGCCGATTGTCGGAATATTAAGTGCAGGGGCAACATGCATTGGCCCGCAGTCATTGGATATAAAAAGAGAAAACTGTTTAATTACAGCCATTAATTTCCTTATACTTAAAACTTCCGGTATTTTAACCGGAATGGAATAGTCAGATATAATTTTTTTTACGTAATCCAAATCTTCAGGCCCTGCTGTAAAAAATATCTCCGCACCCAGCTCATGCTTCAGCATTTTAGCAAGTTCAGCAAATCTGCCGGCAGGCCACATTTTTGCAGGCCATGTAGCGCCTGCATGAATGCCGATAATCGGTTTTTCCATATTATATCCCATGGAGAGGATATATTTTTCCGCCCATGCCTCTTCCTGATCTGTGACAAAAAGTCCGGGCATTGCATGATTCGGTTCGATTCCGAGGGGCCTTAAATAGTTAAGATGGAATTCAATGGAAGAGAGTTTCATGCCACTGTTATTAATCCTGTGAGTATAAAGTACGCGTCTGCCCCTGAAATCCCCCCCTATTCTTATTTTTGCACCGGTTAAAAAGGACAGCAGAGCTGTACGCGGATTGCCAAAAAGATCTATACTGATATCAAATTTTTTCCGCAGCAGTTTTGAAATAATTTTAGACTGATTTACCGGATTGTTCAAATCAAAAGAGAGCACCTCATCAATATCTGCATGATTAAAAAGAAGCTGGTCATAGGGCCGAGCTGTAAGATAATAAATTTTAGCTTCGGGGTATTCCACACGCAAATTTTGAACTAAAGGAAGCGTCAGAATAACATCTCCCATAAATTTCAATCTTGACACGAGAATATTTTGAACTTCTTTCAAACCGGCCTCTCTTTATGTGTTAAATTCTATTGATTAAAGTAATAAAATTAAACATAATAATCAAGTTATTAACACTTGACTAAAACCCGTTTATTTTGTAAATTTTATTATATCTTAAACAAGGAGGAAATCATGAAAGCAAAATATATTCCTGCTTTGGCAGCAGCATTTTTTCTGTTTTTCCTGCCGCCGTGTTCAGCACAGTACCAAATGGGACAGACAGGGCTTGGCCTTTATGCAGGGATGGAAAAACTTGTAGGAGGGGCTTATGATCACAGCAACATAAGTTACTTTGAAGGGTTCTCTCTTAAATATTCCTTTTCTTCTCTTGTTACAAGCCAAATATCTATTTCAGCAGGATGGGTACGCCCCCGTGATCCTGACTCCCACTTTAATGTTATGGAGAATGCTCCCTACAAAACTTATATCTTTCCCTGGGATGTAAATTTAAGGCTTAATTTACTCCGTGGTAAAAAAATAGTCCCCTATATCGGCACAGGCGCAGGCCTTACATACTGGGATCTCAGAAAAATTGACAAAAACAGTAAATGGTTTCCGATTCCTCCTGAGGGGAAATCTGAAACATCCCTTCAGACAAACATTACATTTGCCGCTCTTGCAGGGATTGAACTATTTCTTTCCGAAAGAGTCGGGCTCGATATCGGCGTTAAATACTCTCATCTTCTTGATCAGACTCTTGATAACATCGGAACAAGCTTTCTTGGAAAAGGCAAGGATATTAACAGCGGATTTATTTCAGGATTCGTATCCCTTACTCTTTTCTTTAATCCGGATAAAGACAGTGACAACGACGGAATCCCGGATAAAAAAGACCTGGCCCCCTTTGCAAAAGAAGACTTTGACAATTTCCAGGATGAGGACGGAGCTCCTGATCTTGACAATGACAAAGACGGCATACCGGATGTAAAAGACAAAGCACCCAACATACCTGAAGATATTGACGGCTTTCAGGATAGCGACGGTGTTCCTGATCTTGACAATGACAATGACGGCATTCCTGACTTAAAAGATAAATGCCCGAATAAAGCCGAAGATATTGACGGTTTCCAGGATGAAGACGGATGCCCTGATCTTGACAATGATAATGACGGTATCCCGGATACAAAAGATCAATGCCCTGATAAACCTGAGACGATCAACGGTTATAAAGATAACGACGGATGCCCTGATACAAAGCCGGAATCGGTTGTTCCTGAAAAAGGGAGCGTATTAATCCTCCCTGAAATCACATTTACATTTGCCAGCGCAAATCTTACAAACCGCGCAAAATTAAAATTAGACGAACTGGCAGATGCACTGATTAAAGACCATTCAATCAAACTGGAAATAAGAGGATTTACAGACAGTATAGGAAGAGCATCATCAAATATTCGTCTCTCAAAGAAAAGGGCTGATTCTGTCAGGGAATATCTTTCTTCAAAAGGAGTTTTGTACAAACAGATGAAAACTGCAGGATATGGCGAGGCTAATCCGATTGCATCCAATTCCACAAAAGAGGGAAGAGCCAAAAACCGCAGAATTGAGTTTGTAAGGATTGATTAACCGGAAAACAGCAAAACAGTTATAAAGTTGAAAGTTGTAAAGTAGAAAGTAATCAAGTAGAAAGTTATAAAGTATAAAGTTATAAGTAGAAAGCAATCAAGTTGAAAGTTGTAAAGTAGGGAGTAATCAAGTAAGAAGTTTTAAAGTATAGAATTGTTAAAGTTGAAATTTGACTTTACAACTTTATAACTTTACAAACTTTACAAACTTTATAACTTTCTACTTTACAGACTTTATAACTTTCTACTCCCAATCTATCTTTCCCCTTGCATAATTCGCTTATACTTATTATATTAGCTAAATTTTATCTTAATAACAACAATAACCAACGGAGGGTAACAATGAAATCCCAACTCATTATTCCGCAAGGGTACAAACCTGCCCTGGGACTCAAAGAGACTGAAAAAGCAATCAGAGAGATTAAAGAATTCTTTCAGACTAATATTGCTTTTGAATTAAATCTGGTGCGTGTAACAGCGCCTCTCTTTGTACGTGCTAATACCGGAATTAATGATACCCTCAATAGTGTGGAAAGGCCTGTATCCTTTCCCATAAAAGAGCTGGGAGATTTAAAAGCTGAAATAGTGCATTCTCTTGCAAAATGGAAAAGACTAATGCTTGCTCAATACGGGTTCGACACAGGTGAAGGCCTGTACACAGATATGAACGCAATACGCGCAGATGAAGATCTCGACAACCTGCATTCGCTTTATGTTGATCAGTGGGACTGGGAGAAAGTAATATCCCCTGATGACAGGAATCTCTCTTTTTTAAAAACAATCGCAAAAAAAATATACAGTGTTATTGTACGAACAGAAAAATACATCTGCTACAGGAACGAATCCTTAACGCGGTTCTTACCTGAAGAGATCACGTTTATTCACACTGAACAACTTGAAGAAGATTATCCCGATCTTCTTCCGCAGCAGCGGGAGTATGAAGCGTGTAAAAAATACGGCGCTGTCTTCCTAATCGGCATAGGAAACTCTTTAAAGAACGGCAAGCCCCACGATGGAAGAGCAGCGGACTACGACGACTGGTCTACACCGAATGACGCTGGATATACCGGGCTGAATGGAGATATAATTGTCTACAATCCTGTGCTTGACAGAAATTTCGAACTCTCTTCAATGGGAATTCGTGTTGACAAAGAAGCTCTTTTAAAACAATTGGAAATAAAAGGAGAGCAAGATAAGGCAAACCTGTTTTTTCATAAACAATTAATTGACGGCAAGCTCACATCTTCAATCGGCGGAGGTATAGGACAATCCAGGCTATGTATGCTTTTCCTGCATAAGGCCCATATAGGAGAGATTCAATGCAGTATCTGGCCTGATGATATGGTGCATGAATGCAGAGAAAACAACATTTTTTTATTATAGTCCCTGTAATGGCGATGCATTCTTATTAGAAACAGCAAATCTTTGGTGATACTAATAACCTGCATCGCCATTACATTTTGCCCCTATCTATTTAAAAATTCATTGAATTTTTAAATATTTTTATTACATTATTTCTATGCGGACAATTACCCTTAAATCTGCACATCCTGTATGGGAAAAACCCCATATTTTTTTAACCATTCTCCTTAAGGAGGGAAAAATGAAAAAAGTAATGCCTATGTTAATTCTAACAATTTTAATTTCTGCATGTTCATTAATCAGCAAATCTGACTTTACTATTAACGGCAAAATCAACGGGCTGAATGAGGGCAAAATTATTCTTACCAAATGGGGAGGTAAAACAGGCTATACCAGAATTAAAATTGATTCAACGGAAATAAAGGACGGGCAATTTACTTTAAAAGGAAATATTGGAGAGCCGCAATTGGCACTTCTTTCTTTCGGGCCGAAACAAGGTATAGCTTTTTTTCTTGAACCTGGCGAAATCACAATATCGGCCGATAGAGACAGCCTTAATAATGCAGTAATTACCGGGTCAAAATCGAATATTTTACTTGTAAAATGCAATAAAAGGCTTGATGTTTTTAAAAAGAAACAGGACGAACTTGTAAAACAATATAGAGCTGCTGCCCAAAAGAATGACAAGAAAACCATAGAGAAAATCATTAAACAATGGGACGGTATTGATGAGCAACAGAATGAGGAAGTTAAAAAAATAATTGCTGATAATAAAGACAATATTATGGGCCCATATTTCATTGACAGATATTTTAGCGTCATGTCTCCTCTTGATGAACTTGAAACTTTTTTGAATGGAATTGATCCGTCATTAAATGATACCAAATATTACAAATCATTAAGCAATCGCGTCAACCTGCTTAAAAAGGTGCAAGTAGGCCAGCCTGCACCTGATTTCACACAGAACGACCCTGACGGGAATCCAATATCACTCTCTTCATTTAAAGGGAAATATGTACTTGTTGATTTCTGGGCAAGCTGGTGTAGCCCCTGTATAAGAGAAGTCCCGAATGTTGTTAAGGCATATCAGACATATCGCAAAAAAGGTTTTGAGGTTTTCGGAGTATCTTTTGATAATAAACGTGATAAATGGATAGATGCAGTTAAAAAATATCATATGTCATGGAAGCAGGTATCAGAGCTAAAGGGTTTTAATAACTCTGCAGGGCTGTTGTATGGAGTCAATGCAATTCCCCACACTTTATTGATTGATAATAATGGGATCATTATTGCTCAGGATTTGAGAGGTGAAGGTTTAAACAAAAAACTTGCAGAAATATTTAAATAGGGAACAGCTATGGAGCTGTATAAAAATTAATTTATAATACAACTCACTTCTGCATTGTTATTTGTCAAAGTATTTTGCTGAACAGCTTAATCCTTAAATATTAAGGAGATAAGTATGAGAAAGATTAATAAACATTTCCTGCAGATACTTGAGGTTGAGATGGAAGACCTGCAGGAAGATCTGAACGATATGATTTCCATAGGCAGAGATCAGCTTAACAGCGGAGAAATAACAGAACGGGTTTATATGTCAAATACCTCCCTTTTCCAGAATGAAAAATTAGGAATTGTTGAATTCATACATATAATAAAAACAACAATTCCAGACAATTTTGAATCTCTGGAAGAACTTATTTCTTATCTGAAAAAAGAACTTAGAACTTTGATAAAAGGGGAAGGAATTGCACCGGCTATCAAAATATTCATTGAGCGCAAAATGCTTAAAGTAACAAAATATGTCAGTAAGTAATGACAATCTTACCCTTTTTTAGAAACAATGTGGATAAACTTGAGAAGGTAAAAAAAGGAATTGCCGAATTTACATAAAAAATATAATATCTATCAATTCAGGAGTTTCAGGTGATTTACATTACTAATTCAAATAATTATAAAACAAAACCCGGAAAAATTTCCATACTCGCAAGGCTTAAACCTTCCCTGGTTTTTTATCCCAAGCTGATTAAAATCGTTATTGACGCGTCAGCGATTGCCAGGAAAGGCAAGTATGATGGTAACGAATGGGTCAAATCCAGCTACAGGACAATCAAAGCAATGGAATCCGCAGGAGCTATTTTTGAGATTAACAATCTGGACATAGTAAAAAACCTCGATTCCCCTTGTGTTTTTCTCGCTAATCACATGAGCACTCTTGAAACATTTGCTCTTCCATGTTTAATTCAGCCTTTTCGTCAGGTAACATACGTAATTAAGGAAGGGCTTACTCGTTATCCTGTATTCAAACATGTAATGACTGCACGGAATCCGATAGTTGTGACAAGAGATAATCCGAGGGCTGATTTTAAAACCGTGATCAAAGAAGGCATTGAGAAGTTAAATAACGGTATTTCTATTATTGTTTTCCCACAGACAACAAGGCACATTGAATTCAACCCGTCTCAATTCAATTCAATAGGCATCAAGCTTGCTCTAAAGGCAAAAGTACCTGTTGTGCCCGTTGCACTTAAAACAAACGCCTGGGGTAATGGTAAAATAATTAAAGACTTTGGAAAGATAGATCCATCGCAGAAAATTTTTATTGAATTCGGAGAGCCTATTTCTGTTTCAGGGAATGGAAGGGATGCTCACAAAAAAGTAATAGCATTTATTGAAAAACATTTACTGGATTGGAAATAAAATACGTCCGGAAGAATCCATTCCTCCGGACGTAGCACAAACAATTAAAGCCCTGTAATATTACCCTATAGATTTGTCCGGGTATGTTAAGATACTGCTGCAACGCTCTTTTCATTTGATGTCTGAGAGACTTCACGCATATGCGGACGTGATCCTGATGTATTGTTTTCACGATCTCTCGTCATTGTTACATTCCCCTGGAAAAAGGCTTTGTCAGATACGAGTACGGCTGGTGCATGAATGTCGCCTACATACTTTCCTGAATCTCTTATCTCCACCTTATCACTGGCAGTTAACTTACCTTCGAACTCACCTTCAACAATCACATTCACCGCCTTTGCTTCGCCTTTAAACTTGCCGGATCTGCCGATAATCAGAAGGGCGGAAAGTTCAATAGTACCTTCCAGCTCTCCGTTGAGATAGTAATTATGAGTGCCTTGCACATCTCCGACAAGTTTAATTCCTTCGAATACAACGGTTGTATTCATCTTTTTTGCCTTTTCCAATGCTTTTTGATCAAAATCCATTTTGCGACCTCCTCTTAATATAATACAAGCAATTAATTGTCATCCGGAGCTTACCCTCCTGTCCTTAATTGCATAAAAAGCAAACCTCATGCCATGAACCGCCATCACAACTATTTTGTAACATACTGTTTATTATGTCTTTATACGTTTCAAACTTTATGAATTATGCAAAGCAGGGACAGATACCAGGTAACTTTTACCTTCCCACCGGTTAATTTTTAATTGGTTAAATTTTCTATACTGTAACATCAATAACAACTCCGGGCCCTTCAGGATCGCTGTTTTTATTTTCATTTTTTATCTTGACTTCATTTTTTTTAACAGTATCTCCGAATTCCCTTTCATACCTGTCTTCATTGCGGTTCAGCCCGTCTTTCTGTTTATTTTCCTTCTCCTCTTCATCCTTTTCAGAATGTTTATTATCCTTATTGCTGTTTCGTTCTATTTCATGATAAGAACCCGCTGTACGTTTGGTAATACTGGAGCCGGTGAGGCTTCTCACCGGTGCATCAAGATGTGACGGTTCAATATGATCGGTCATTTGATCCTCTTCCCAATCAATCTTTCAATGCTGTTTCCATGGCACTTCTTAATTTAATCAAAGCCTGAGTATGAATTTGTGAAACTCTGGACTCAGACACTTTAAGGACTACTGCAATCTCTTTCATTGTCATCTCTTCATAGTAGTACAGGGCAATTGTTAAGCGTTCATTTTTAGGAAGATTTTGTATCGCCTGTACCAATATTTTTTTCACTTCATGCTGTTCAACATTAATTCTGTTCTCACGGGAGTAAGTTTGAGATGCAAGATTGGTGGCAATTCTTCCTTCGTCCCGTCCGTCAACAATATCGGAAAGTGATAAGAACCTGATTGGGCTTAAATTACCGAGAATTGCTCTGTATTTTGAAATTTCTATCCTAAGTTCGGAAGCTATCTCGTCCTCACTCGGACTGCGCTGCAATTTCTTCTCAAGGAGTTGGACAGCCTTCTGAACTTCCTTGACTTTTGCCCTCATTGTCCGAGGCAAAAAATCATAGGAACGTAGCTCATCAAGGATTGCCCCTTTGATTCTCGGAACTGCAAAAGTTTCAAATTTAATACCTCTATACGGATCAAACCTGTCTACAGCATCTATAAGTCCGATTATTCCTGTGTTCTCAAGATCCTCCAAAGAAAGATATGAAGGCAGATGAGAAAACATTCTTGCTATTACAAATTTGACCAGCCCGAGATACTGTACAACTATCTCTTTTTTTAACGCTTCATCTTTTGTGTTAAT
This portion of the bacterium genome encodes:
- a CDS encoding DUF1848 family protein — translated: MPKSKLKYVISASRRVDLAAYFPEEFNKLLKEKLPPEKVHTIVVWTKNPVRMLKNTELVTTLKSYKQLFFHVSVTGMGGTILEPGIPTAEETLKSLSSVVKLAKSPERVRVRFDPVVHLILPDGENYSNIDKFDIVAEWSLKAEIRHMVLSWMQVYPKVEKRLTDNSIKIIDMNQNDIKREADMLLAKAIRKGITLHFCSTAPLETSRCIDGFLLTNLHPDREIANTDKAGGQRALCGCTKSWDIGWYYKCPGGCLYCYANPAV
- a CDS encoding glycosyltransferase family 9 protein: MKEVQNILVSRLKFMGDVILTLPLVQNLRVEYPEAKIYYLTARPYDQLLFNHADIDEVLSFDLNNPVNQSKIISKLLRKKFDISIDLFGNPRTALLSFLTGAKIRIGGDFRGRRVLYTHRINNSGMKLSSIEFHLNYLRPLGIEPNHAMPGLFVTDQEEAWAEKYILSMGYNMEKPIIGIHAGATWPAKMWPAGRFAELAKMLKHELGAEIFFTAGPEDLDYVKKIISDYSIPVKIPEVLSIRKLMAVIKQFSLFISNDCGPMHVAPALNIPTIGIFGPGEPEIWFPYQRGNGHRFIHKTLQCSRCGRDFCDDLKCMNAISVQDVFFEAADILSKK
- a CDS encoding OmpA family protein, whose product is MKAKYIPALAAAFFLFFLPPCSAQYQMGQTGLGLYAGMEKLVGGAYDHSNISYFEGFSLKYSFSSLVTSQISISAGWVRPRDPDSHFNVMENAPYKTYIFPWDVNLRLNLLRGKKIVPYIGTGAGLTYWDLRKIDKNSKWFPIPPEGKSETSLQTNITFAALAGIELFLSERVGLDIGVKYSHLLDQTLDNIGTSFLGKGKDINSGFISGFVSLTLFFNPDKDSDNDGIPDKKDLAPFAKEDFDNFQDEDGAPDLDNDKDGIPDVKDKAPNIPEDIDGFQDSDGVPDLDNDNDGIPDLKDKCPNKAEDIDGFQDEDGCPDLDNDNDGIPDTKDQCPDKPETINGYKDNDGCPDTKPESVVPEKGSVLILPEITFTFASANLTNRAKLKLDELADALIKDHSIKLEIRGFTDSIGRASSNIRLSKKRADSVREYLSSKGVLYKQMKTAGYGEANPIASNSTKEGRAKNRRIEFVRID
- a CDS encoding aspartate--ammonia ligase, which codes for MKSQLIIPQGYKPALGLKETEKAIREIKEFFQTNIAFELNLVRVTAPLFVRANTGINDTLNSVERPVSFPIKELGDLKAEIVHSLAKWKRLMLAQYGFDTGEGLYTDMNAIRADEDLDNLHSLYVDQWDWEKVISPDDRNLSFLKTIAKKIYSVIVRTEKYICYRNESLTRFLPEEITFIHTEQLEEDYPDLLPQQREYEACKKYGAVFLIGIGNSLKNGKPHDGRAADYDDWSTPNDAGYTGLNGDIIVYNPVLDRNFELSSMGIRVDKEALLKQLEIKGEQDKANLFFHKQLIDGKLTSSIGGGIGQSRLCMLFLHKAHIGEIQCSIWPDDMVHECRENNIFLL
- a CDS encoding AhpC/TSA family protein is translated as MKKVMPMLILTILISACSLISKSDFTINGKINGLNEGKIILTKWGGKTGYTRIKIDSTEIKDGQFTLKGNIGEPQLALLSFGPKQGIAFFLEPGEITISADRDSLNNAVITGSKSNILLVKCNKRLDVFKKKQDELVKQYRAAAQKNDKKTIEKIIKQWDGIDEQQNEEVKKIIADNKDNIMGPYFIDRYFSVMSPLDELETFLNGIDPSLNDTKYYKSLSNRVNLLKKVQVGQPAPDFTQNDPDGNPISLSSFKGKYVLVDFWASWCSPCIREVPNVVKAYQTYRKKGFEVFGVSFDNKRDKWIDAVKKYHMSWKQVSELKGFNNSAGLLYGVNAIPHTLLIDNNGIIIAQDLRGEGLNKKLAEIFK
- a CDS encoding 1-acyl-sn-glycerol-3-phosphate acyltransferase, producing MIYITNSNNYKTKPGKISILARLKPSLVFYPKLIKIVIDASAIARKGKYDGNEWVKSSYRTIKAMESAGAIFEINNLDIVKNLDSPCVFLANHMSTLETFALPCLIQPFRQVTYVIKEGLTRYPVFKHVMTARNPIVVTRDNPRADFKTVIKEGIEKLNNGISIIVFPQTTRHIEFNPSQFNSIGIKLALKAKVPVVPVALKTNAWGNGKIIKDFGKIDPSQKIFIEFGEPISVSGNGRDAHKKVIAFIEKHLLDWK
- a CDS encoding polymer-forming cytoskeletal protein translates to MDFDQKALEKAKKMNTTVVFEGIKLVGDVQGTHNYYLNGELEGTIELSALLIIGRSGKFKGEAKAVNVIVEGEFEGKLTASDKVEIRDSGKYVGDIHAPAVLVSDKAFFQGNVTMTRDRENNTSGSRPHMREVSQTSNEKSVAAVS
- a CDS encoding FliA/WhiG family RNA polymerase sigma factor, with protein sequence MRSAVETEKKNEVSGMWNRYINTKDEALKKEIVVQYLGLVKFVIARMFSHLPSYLSLEDLENTGIIGLIDAVDRFDPYRGIKFETFAVPRIKGAILDELRSYDFLPRTMRAKVKEVQKAVQLLEKKLQRSPSEDEIASELRIEISKYRAILGNLSPIRFLSLSDIVDGRDEGRIATNLASQTYSRENRINVEQHEVKKILVQAIQNLPKNERLTIALYYYEEMTMKEIAVVLKVSESRVSQIHTQALIKLRSAMETALKD